A window from Chloroherpetonaceae bacterium encodes these proteins:
- a CDS encoding polyprenyl synthetase family protein, which produces MKIDQILAPINPELESFRTSFKEAMTSEVGLLDKVATFILKQKGKQIRPALVLLSAKAVGEVTPATYRAAALVELLHTATLIHDDVVDTADMRRGLPAINALWKNKVAVLMGDYLLSRGLLLSLKNKDHLFLEIISDAVRRMSEGELLQIEKTRHLDIDEKTYFKIISDKTASLLSTACHIGAASSTPDFEVQQRFREYGESLGIAFQIRDDILDYLGKSDKTGKPIGGDIKEKKITLPLIYALSKAEEERRKEIIAILKSDRKRALFSSEVIDFTRKMGGIEYAERVAEKYMSEAHAALQVISPTEAKESLLRLAEFAVARQS; this is translated from the coding sequence GTGAAAATTGACCAGATATTAGCCCCGATTAATCCCGAGTTAGAGTCATTTAGAACTTCATTTAAGGAGGCGATGACATCGGAAGTTGGGTTGTTGGATAAAGTCGCGACATTTATCCTCAAACAAAAAGGGAAACAAATTCGCCCGGCATTGGTTTTGCTTTCGGCCAAAGCCGTGGGCGAAGTGACACCTGCAACTTACCGCGCCGCCGCACTTGTTGAGCTTTTGCATACCGCTACTTTGATTCACGATGATGTGGTCGATACCGCCGATATGCGCCGCGGCTTGCCCGCCATTAACGCACTTTGGAAAAATAAAGTGGCCGTGTTAATGGGTGATTACCTTCTTTCACGTGGGCTTTTGCTTTCACTTAAAAATAAAGATCATCTTTTTCTTGAAATCATCTCGGATGCCGTTCGCAGAATGAGTGAGGGAGAATTGTTGCAAATAGAAAAGACGCGGCATTTGGATATTGACGAAAAAACTTATTTCAAAATCATTTCAGATAAAACCGCATCGCTTCTTTCCACCGCTTGCCATATTGGCGCGGCTTCCTCAACGCCAGATTTTGAAGTGCAGCAGCGATTTCGAGAATATGGGGAATCACTTGGAATTGCGTTTCAAATCCGCGATGATATTCTCGATTATCTTGGGAAGAGTGATAAAACCGGCAAACCGATTGGCGGCGACATCAAAGAAAAGAAAATTACCTTACCTCTCATTTATGCGCTTTCAAAAGCCGAGGAAGAACGCCGAAAGGAAATCATCGCGATATTAAAAAGCGACCGAAAGCGTGCGCTTTTTAGCAGTGAAGTAATTGATTTCACTCGTAAGATGGGGGGTATTGAATATGCTGAACGTGTTGCCGAGAAATACATGTCAGAAGCTCACGCCGCTCTTCAAGTAATTTCACCCACAGAAGCGAAGGAATCGCTGCTTCGCCTTGCTGAATTCGCCGTTGCAAGGCAGAGTTGA